The Sporosarcina sp. 6E9 genome segment AAAGACGATAAGGGGTTAGCTTATCGCCTGCTTCGAAAAATTACTCTACAGTTACTGTCTCTTCTGAGTTTTCTTCAGCTGGAGCTTCGTCTTCGCCTTGTCTTGATTCAATCAAAGCATCAGCCATTTTGCTCGTTAGTAGACGTACTGCACGAATTGCATCATCATTCGCTGGAATAATATAATCAATTTCGTCAGGGTCACAGTTTGTATCAACAATTCCAACGATAGGAATGTTCAACTTAATTGCTTCCGCAACCGCGATGCGTTCTTTACGCGGGTCAACAACAAACATAACATCTGGTAGTGATTTCATATCTCTAATTCCACCAAGGAATTTTTCTAGTCTTTCGTGTTCTTTATTTAATTGAACAACTTCTTTTTTAGGTAGGACTTCAAACGTACCGTCTTCTTCCATACGCTCGATTTTCTTCATACGCGCTACGCTCTTTTGAATTGTAGCGAAGTTAGTTAGTGTACCACCAAGCCAACGTTGGTTGATGTAATACATTCCTGAACGTTCTGCTTCTTCTTTAATTGCATCTTGTGCTTGTTTCTTCGTACCCACAAAAAGTACTTTCCCACCATCTTCACCAACTTGACGCATATATGCGTATGCTTCTTCAAGCATTTTCACCGTTTTTTGAAGATCGATAATGTAAATGCCGTTACGTTCTACAAAAATGAACTTCTTCATTTTTGGGTTCCAACGACGAGTTTGGTGTCCGAAATGAACACCTGCTTCTAGTAATTGCTTCATTGAGACTACTGCCATTTCTATTCCTCCTGTTTTGGTTTAAATTCCTCCGCGCAAATCATCCAGTGGAACAACCTTTCGGCACCATTCCAAAGTCCATGCACGTGTGTAGTAATACCATTTGCTAATATAACATATTGATTTGGACAATGCAACAATCGTTTATTTAATTCTATAATCAAAATAAAAAAGCTTTCCTCCCTTCATCGACCCAAGGAAGGAAGGCTTTTTTAAATTGTTGTCATTAGTTTTTTTGTTTTTCTAACTCTGCAAGGAATTTATTGTTAAGAACTTTAATATAAGTTCCTTTCATTCCTAGTGAACGGGATTCAATAACGCCAGCACTTTCAAGTTTACGAAGTGCGTTAACAATAACCGAACGTGTAATTCCTACACGGTCAGCAATTTTCGAAGCTACTAGTAGACCTTCTTCACCGTCTAGCTCTTTAAAGATATGCTCAATCGCTTCGTGTTCACTGTAAGATAGTGAGTTGATCGCCATTTGAACAACAGCTTTACTACGTGCTTCAACTTCAATTACTTCAGTTTTCTCGCGTAAAATTTCCATGCCTACAACAGTTGCGCCGTATTCAGCAAGAATTAGATCTTCATCTTGGAATTCTTGCGTCATTCTAGCAAGGATAAGCGTACCTAAGCGCTCTCCTCCGCCAACAATAGGAACGATTGTTGTTAAACCTTCACTGAACAGTTCTTTGTTCTCTATTGGGAATACAGTATATGCACTTTCAATATCCAAGTTCGAAGAAGTTTCGTTTACTTCGAAAAGTTTTTTCGTATATTCTTCAGGGAATTGACGGCTTTCAAACATATCTTTCATGCGCTCGTTTTCAATTTGTTGATGAATTTCAAATCCAAGTAATTTCCCTTTTCTGCTAACGATGAATGCGTTACATTCAATAACTTGACTAAGCTTTTCAGCCATTTCCTTAAAGTTGACTGCTTCTCCACCTGACTCTTGTAGCATTGCGTTAATCTTACGTGTTTTTAATAATAGTGACATTTTCATTCTTCCTCCTAAGTATAATGCTGATGCATTTATGGAATATTCTAAAGGTTTTCAATCATTAAATAAAGCGATTTGACTCATTTATAAAATATATTGTGACAAATCTTTGTTCTTTGCAATTTCTTGTAGCTTTTCTTCGACATATTTCGGCGTTATTTTTATCGTTGAAGGACCGATGTCAGCCGCTTCATATGAAACTTCTTCAAGCAGCTTTTCTAAAATCGTATGCAGACGTCTTGCACCGATATTTTCAGTGTTATCATTTACTTCAAATGCAATTTCCGCAATTTTGCTAACCGCTTCTTCCGTAAAGTCTAATATGACACCTTCTGTTTCCAATAACTTTTCATATTGACGTATCAATGAGAAGTCCGGTTCCTTCAATATGCGTTCAAAATCATTTTTCGATAATTTATCTAGTTCAACTCGTATCGGAAAACGACCTTGGAGTTCGGGGATAATATCAGAAGGCTTCGAGATATGAAAAGCACCTGCCGCGATGAATAAAATAAAATCCGTTTTCACCGCACCGTATTTCGTCGAAACGGTAGAGCCTTCTACAATTGGCAAGATATCGCGTTGGACGCCTTCACGCGACACATCGGCTGACGAGCCGCCGCTACCTTCGCTCCTTGCTATCTTGTCCATTTCATCAAGAAATATGATACCCGATTGCTCGGTTAACTCGATTGCATTTCTTGCGATTTCATCGTGGTCGATTAGCTTATCTGCTTCTTCCGATTCAAGTACAAGACGTGCATCTTTCACTTTCATTTTACGAACCGTTTTCTTTTTAGGCATTAGGGAAGAAAGCGCGTCTTGCATATTCGCACCCATTTGCTCCATTCCCGACCCTTGGAACGCATCGTAAAGCGATGGCTGTTGCTCAGTAACCTCGATTGTCACTGTCTCTTCTTCAAGTTCACCCGCTAATAAACTTTTTGCAATGTCAGCGCGCTTTTGTTTTACCTCAGCTTCTTTTTCACCGTCATGCTCCTCAACTTCTGGCTTTTGACCAAAGAGCATTTCAAATGGGTTTTGTCCGCTGCTTTGTTTCTTTTTACTAGGGACGATGAGTTTAATCAGTCTTTCATTCGCCAGCTTTGTTGCTTGTTCCCTGACTTCTTCGCGCTTCTCGGCACGAACAATTCGTATACCGGCCTCCGTTAAATCTCTAACCATTGACTCAACGTCACGACCAACATAACCGACTTCTGTAAACTTTGTTGCTTCCACTTTTAAAAAAGGTGCATTTACCAACTTGGCAATTCTTCTTGCAATTTCAGTTTTCCCTACTCCAGTTGGACCAATCATCAGAATGTTTTTAGGTATAATTTCATTTTTTTCTTCTTCAGTAAGAAGGCTTCGTCTAAATCGATTTCGAATCGCTACCGCTACCGCACGTTTGGCATTA includes the following:
- the rpsB gene encoding 30S ribosomal protein S2 gives rise to the protein MAVVSMKQLLEAGVHFGHQTRRWNPKMKKFIFVERNGIYIIDLQKTVKMLEEAYAYMRQVGEDGGKVLFVGTKKQAQDAIKEEAERSGMYYINQRWLGGTLTNFATIQKSVARMKKIERMEEDGTFEVLPKKEVVQLNKEHERLEKFLGGIRDMKSLPDVMFVVDPRKERIAVAEAIKLNIPIVGIVDTNCDPDEIDYIIPANDDAIRAVRLLTSKMADALIESRQGEDEAPAEENSEETVTVE
- the codY gene encoding GTP-sensing pleiotropic transcriptional regulator CodY, coding for MSLLLKTRKINAMLQESGGEAVNFKEMAEKLSQVIECNAFIVSRKGKLLGFEIHQQIENERMKDMFESRQFPEEYTKKLFEVNETSSNLDIESAYTVFPIENKELFSEGLTTIVPIVGGGERLGTLILARMTQEFQDEDLILAEYGATVVGMEILREKTEVIEVEARSKAVVQMAINSLSYSEHEAIEHIFKELDGEEGLLVASKIADRVGITRSVIVNALRKLESAGVIESRSLGMKGTYIKVLNNKFLAELEKQKN
- the hslU gene encoding ATP-dependent protease ATPase subunit HslU, producing the protein MTKREELTPKELTAHLDRYIIGQDNAKRAVAVAIRNRFRRSLLTEEEKNEIIPKNILMIGPTGVGKTEIARRIAKLVNAPFLKVEATKFTEVGYVGRDVESMVRDLTEAGIRIVRAEKREEVREQATKLANERLIKLIVPSKKKQSSGQNPFEMLFGQKPEVEEHDGEKEAEVKQKRADIAKSLLAGELEEETVTIEVTEQQPSLYDAFQGSGMEQMGANMQDALSSLMPKKKTVRKMKVKDARLVLESEEADKLIDHDEIARNAIELTEQSGIIFLDEMDKIARSEGSGGSSADVSREGVQRDILPIVEGSTVSTKYGAVKTDFILFIAAGAFHISKPSDIIPELQGRFPIRVELDKLSKNDFERILKEPDFSLIRQYEKLLETEGVILDFTEEAVSKIAEIAFEVNDNTENIGARRLHTILEKLLEEVSYEAADIGPSTIKITPKYVEEKLQEIAKNKDLSQYIL